In one Pseudomonas sp. SG20056 genomic region, the following are encoded:
- a CDS encoding type II toxin-antitoxin system RelE/ParE family toxin yields the protein MNYSFHPAAEAEFLESVGYYESKVRGLGGALITEFEALATLIGESPKAWRVELEPDTRRVPLQRFPLSIVYREKPGGFQILAVSHHRRRPQYWLGRL from the coding sequence ATGAATTATTCTTTTCACCCGGCAGCGGAAGCCGAGTTTCTGGAGTCTGTCGGTTATTACGAATCGAAGGTTCGCGGATTGGGTGGGGCCCTCATTACGGAATTCGAGGCTCTAGCCACATTGATTGGCGAGTCACCAAAAGCCTGGCGAGTTGAGCTTGAGCCAGATACCCGCAGAGTTCCCCTCCAGCGCTTTCCGTTATCCATCGTTTATCGGGAAAAGCCTGGCGGCTTTCAGATTCTGGCTGTATCCCATCACCGCCGACGCCCGCAATACTGGCTTGGC
- a CDS encoding addiction module protein yields MDLQKIEDEALHLPKKERAQLIQRLVLSLEAPSEEELRSDWLLEARRRAEELDSGSAQAVPGDEVMKKARALIR; encoded by the coding sequence TGAGGATGAAGCTCTTCACCTTCCCAAGAAGGAACGTGCGCAGTTGATCCAGCGTTTGGTCCTGAGTTTGGAAGCCCCTTCAGAAGAGGAACTTCGATCAGACTGGTTGCTTGAGGCACGGCGGCGAGCAGAAGAGCTTGATAGTGGCTCGGCTCAGGCTGTGCCTGGTGATGAGGTGATGAAGAAGGCTAGAGCCCTGATTCGATGA